In Fusarium falciforme chromosome 10, complete sequence, a single genomic region encodes these proteins:
- a CDS encoding COesterase domain-containing protein: protein MNDLSKLGRKINQNVGPTFATYAPLLAAREAAIHSTRHETFQYGDDPRQALDVYYPKSNSSRGPKPVLMWIYGGGFTQGDKVLPGYANGTVYGNVGHFFATTLSFTVVVPNYRLVSDGGRFPSGGEDLALAIAWVRDCLTKQDGYGSINLFLMGNSAGGVHLATYLLHRQFNSSRESITKYTQHGVKLRAVIFLSVPFHFEQAPKDRVEALEGYFGGKDLMTPSPLGLLRSNKLDNAVVESGVKFSVWTGSLDPIDEILGPTADFQREWEGPSLQSFVLNGHNHMSQQLSLGTGITQEEEWGVEVGRFCEFSCP from the coding sequence ATGAACGATCTATCCAAACTAGGACGCAAGATCAACCAGAATGTTGGCCCCACCTTCGCAACGTACGCGCCCCTGCTCGCAGCACGTGAGGCAGCTATTCACTCAACCCGTCACGAGACGTTTCAGTACGGCGACGACCCTCGGCAAGCCTTGGACGTTTACTATCCAAAGTCGAACTCATCCAGGGGGCCCAAGCCTGTCCTCATGTGGATATACGGTGGGGGCTTCACCCAGGGTGACAAAGTCCTTCCGGGCTATGCTAATGGAACCGTCTATGGCAACGTGGGGCATTTCTTTGCAACCACGCTGAGTTTCACCGTCGTGGTTCCAAACTATCGCCTTGTGTCTGACGGCGGCCGATTTCCCTCAGGCGGGGAGGACCTCGCACTCGCGATCGCCTGGGTGCGGGATTGCTTGACCAAGCAAGACGGTTATGGATCCATCAACCTCTTTCTCATGGGGAACTCTGCCGGAGGGGTGCACTTGGCGACGTACCTTCTTCATAGGCAATTCAATTCCTCGCGTGAGTCAATCACCAAGTACACCCAGCATGGAGTGAAGCTTCGGGcagtcatcttcctctcagTTCCTTTCCACTTCGAACAGGCGCCCAAAGATAGAGTGGAAGCTTTGGAGGGTTACTTTGGTGGTAAAGACCTCATGACGCCATCTCCCCTGGGGCTTCTCAGATCGAACAAGCTGGACAACGCAGTCGTCGAATCTGGCGTCAAGTTCTCTGTCTGGACGGGGAGCTTGGATCCCATCGACGAGATTCTAGGGCCAACAGCAGATTTTCAGCGGGAGTGGGAGGGACCCAGTTTACAATCTTTCGTGCTGAATGGGCATAACCACATGAGTCAACAACTTAGCTTGGGCACTGGCATAACGCAAGAGGAGGAGTGGGGAGTGGAGGTTGGCCGATTTTGCGAATTCAGCTGCCCATAG
- a CDS encoding Lignostilbene-alpha,beta-dioxygenase isozyme III: MEGFSILRGNQAGISGWPEAPTSFEPQAVGATLTGFQRPTRVEGEIYNLEVEGEIPKSIAGTFYRIMPDPAFPPFIKDDIWMNGDGVVSSFRIKDGHVDFKQRYVETEKLKAEKEARRALLGRYRNKFTDAIDFRVRTVANTTVFPFRDKIFALKEDGPPHAMDPVTLQTYGAWDFDGQWDSETFTAHPKYDTTTREMTAFGYEAKGVATKDILYGSFDKHGKMAEKVWFTAPVCGFQHEMAMTENYVLFPIIPSHCDLERLKAGGSHWQWEPEQPYYIGVLPRRGAKATDIKWLYGDNAYIGHVANAWEEDGKVHLYMAYAEGNIFGFFPDKDGKAPPHGTYPNKLARWVIDPDSDELHLPKPETVIGQDNEFYRVDDRFVGYKTRYIFGAISDDSNGGTDWGFVAQRIGGGFPPFNSIYKKDLKTGKIDVYSNGPYRLYQEPVFIPRSLDAEEGDGYLIGLTMNYEEMISELVILDTQDLSKHVALCRLPLKLRMGIHGSWVDDTDVDGHAEMPNRP; encoded by the exons ATGGAAGGTTTCTCAATTCTTCGTGGCAACCAGGCCGGCATTTCAGGATGGCCGGAAGCTCCTACTTCCTTTGAGCCCCAGGCTGTGGGCGCGACTCTCACGGGGTTCCAGAGACCGACCCGCGTCGAGGGGGAGATTTAcaacctcgaggttgagggcgAGATCCCAAAGAGTATCGCAGGTACCTTCTACCGCATCATGCCTGACCCAGCTTTCCCGCCCTTCATCAAGGACGACATT TGGATGAATGGAGATGGTGTCGTCTCGTCATTCCGCATCAAGGATGGCCATGTCGATTTCAAGCAGCGTTACGTTGAAacggagaagctcaaggccgaaAAGGAGGCTCGGAGAGCTCTTCTTG GGAGATACCGTAACAAGTTCACCGATGCCATCGACTTCCGTGTCCGCACAGTTGCAAACACCACAGTCTTCCCGTTTCGGGATAAGATCTTCGCGCTCAAGGAAGACGGACCCCCTCACGCCATGGACCCCGTTACCCTTCAAACGTATGGCGCGTGGGACTTTGATGGGCAATGGGATAGCGAAACCTTTACTGCTCATCCCAAGTACGACACCACTACTCGCGAGATGACGGCATTTGGATATGAAGCCAAGGGCGTCGCAACTAAAGACATCTTATATGGGTCTTTTGACAAGCATGGAAAGATGGCCGAGAAGGTTTGGTTCACGGCGCCCGTGTGTGGCTTTCAGCATGAAATGGCAATGACAGAGAATTAT GTCCTGTTCCCGATCATCCCGTCCCACTGCGACTTGGAGCGCCTCAAGGCTGGCGGCTCCCACTGGCAGTGGGAGCCCGAGCAGCCGTACTATATCGGAGTCCTTCCCAGGCGAGGAGCCAAGGCGACCGACATCAAG TGGTTGTACGGTGACAACGCGTATATTGGTCACGTCGCGAACGCCTGGGAAGAGGACGGCAAGGTCCACCTTTACATGGCTTACGCTGAGGGTAATATTTTCGGTTTCTTCCctgacaaggacggcaaggcgCCGCCCCATGGGACCTACCCGAACAAGCTGGCGCGCTGGGTCATCGACCCTGATTCGGACGAACTTCATCTACCGAAACCCGAGACCGTCATCGGCCAAGATAACGAGTTCTACCGTGTCGACGATCGTTTTGTCGGCTACAAGACTAGATACATCTTTGGTGCTATTAGTGATGACTCGAATGGAGGCACTGACTGGGGCTTTGTCGCCCAGCGTATCGGAG GAGGGTTCCCCCCCTTTAACTCCATATACAAGAAGGACTTGAAGACAGGCAAGATCGATGTGTACTCCAACGGACCCTACAGACTGTACCAGGAGCCTGTTTTTATCCCTCGAAGTCTCGACGCCGAGGAGGGTGACGGATACCTGATTGGCCTAACCATGAACTACGAAGAAATGATCAGTGAACTCGTCATCTTGGATACGCAGGACTTGAGCAAGCACGTGGCTTTGTGCCGCCTTCCACTGAAATTGCGTATGGGCATACACGGAAGTTGGGTCGATGACACCGACGTTGACGGCCACGCTGAGATGCCTAACAGGCCTTGA